AGCTCGCACCCCGTGACCCCCACGATGCAGACGACATCGTGCTTGAGGTCAAGTCCGGGGAAGGCGGGGAGGAGTCGGCGCTGTTCGCCGCCGACCTGGCCCGCATGTACATCCGGTACGCCGAGCGTCACGGCTGGACCGTCACCGTGCTCGATGAGACCTGGTCGGACCTCGGCGGCTACAAGGACGCCACCATCACCATCGCCGGCAAGGGCGATTCCGCTGACGGCGTGTGGTCGCGGATGAAATTCGAAGGCGGAGTGCACCGCGTGCAGCGCGTGCCCGTCACCGAATCGCAGGGCCGCGTGCACACCTCGGCCGCGGGCGTGCTGGTCTATCCCGAGCCAGAAGACGTCGAGCAGGTCCAGATCGACGAATCCGATCTGCGCATCGATGTCTACCGGTCCTCGGGCAAGGGTGGCCAGGGCGTGAACACCACCGACTCCGCGGTCCGCATCACCCATCTGCCCACCGGCATCGTCGTGACCTGCCAGAACGAGCGGTCGCAGCTGCAGAACAAGGCCCGGGCCATGGTGGTGCTCGCGGCGCGACTGCAGGCGCTGGCCGAGGAACAGGCCTCGGCCGACGCGTCGGCCGACCGCGCCAGCCAGATCCGGACCGTCGACCGCAGCGAGCGGATCAGGACCTACAACTTCCCCGAGAACCGCATCGCCGATCACCGCATCAACTTCAAGGCGCACAACCTCGACCAGGTGCTCGACGGAGAAATGGACCCGCTGCTCGACGCGTTGGCCGCCGCCGACAAGCAGGCCCGGCTGCAGCAGGAGACATCAGCCGGCCCGCCGGCGAGGTCATGACCCCCCTGCGGCAGGCGATCGAGGCCGCAACCAAACGCCTGGCCGTCGCCGGCGTCGCATCCCCTCGCATCGATGCCGAATTACTGGCCGCCCACGCCGCGGGTGTCGAGCGCGGCCGGCTGATGTTTCTCGACGAGCCCGGTGAACAGTTCGTGCAGGTCTACGACGAACTCGTCGCCGCCCGGTCCCGCCGGATTCCCCTGCAACACCTTCTCGGCACCGCGCCGTTCGGCGCGCTGACTCTCGAGGTCGGCCCCGGAGTGTTCATCCCGCGGCCGGAAACCGAAGCGTTGTTGGAATGGGCTTGTGCGCAACAACTTCCGGATAATCCGGTGATCGTGGACCTGTGCACGGGTTCGGGTGCGCTGGCACTAGGGCTGGCCGCACAGTGGCCCAACGCCCGGGTGCTGGCGGTCGAGAACTCGCCCGCGGCTCTGGAATTCGCCCGTCGCAACGCGGCGGGAACGCGCGTGGAGATCCTCGATGCCGACGTCACCACGGCCGGCCTGCTGCCCGAACTCGACGGCCGGGTGGACCTGCTGGTATCGAACCCGCCCTACATCCCCGAGGCTGCGGTGCTCGAACCCGAAGTGGCCGAACACGATCCCGCGACCGCGTTGTTCGGCGGCGCGGACGGTATGTCTGTGATCCGGCCGATTGTCACGCTGGCCGCCCGGTGGTTACGTGACGGCGCCACCTGCGCCGTCGAGCATGACGACACCACCTCCGAACTGTGCGTGGACGCGTTCGTCGGCGACGGGCAGTTCACCGAGGTCACCGCGCGCCGCGACCTCGCCGGGCGACCCCGCTTTGTGACGGCGACCCGGGTTGGGAGAAGCTGAGCTGATGCGCGCACCGACCGGGGAGCCGACATGACCATCTTCGATTGCACCGACGCCGATCAGCGTGCGACGGGTATGGCCTCGGCGATCAGCGCGGTCAAGGGCGGACGGCTCGTGGTGATGCCGACCGACACCGTGTACGGCATCGGCGCCGACGCGTTCGATTCGGAAGCAGTGGGTGCGCTGCTGGCTGCCAAGGGCCGGGGCCGCAACATGCCGGTCGGCGTGTTCGTCGGTTCGTGGAACACCATCGACGGCCTGGTCTACTCGGTCCCCGCCGCGGCTCGCGAACTGATCAGGGCGTTCTGGCCGGGGGCACTGAGTCTGGTGGTCACGCAGGCGCCGTCACTGCAGTGGGATCTCGGGGATGCCAACGGCAGCGTCATGCTCCGGATGCCGCTGCACCCGGTGGCCATCGAATTGCTTCGTGAAGTCGGCCCCATGGCGCAGTCGAGTGCCAACGTCTCGGGCCAGCCGGCCGCGGTGACCGCGGCGCAGGCGCACGAGCAACTCGGCGACAAGGTCGAGGTCTATCTCGACGGCGGGCCGGCCGAACAGCAGGCCGCGTCCACCATCGTCGACCTCACCGGCGCCCAGCCGCGCATCCTGCGGACCGGCCCGATCAGTGCGGCCGACATCGCTAGGGTCGTTGGCGTGGAAACATCCACGCTCACAACAACACCTACGGAGTGATCTCAGCTTGCTGCAGTACGGTTCATCGGTGATGTCGGCCGGTGACGCAGTGATTCCCGCGGTCAACTCCGGGCTTCTCGCGCTGTCTGACCGGGGCGCCGGTGTACCGCTGCGAGAGCTGGCGCTGGTCGGCCTGACCGCTGCGATCATCACGTACTTCGCCACCGGCTGGGTGCGCGTGCTGGCCATCCGGATCGGCGCCGTCGCCTACCCGCGCGAACGCGATGTCCACGTCCAGCCGGTCCCGCGGATGGGCGGGTTGGCGATGTACATCGGCGTGGCCGCCGCGGTGTTGCTGGCTTCTCAACTTCCGGCGCTGACCCGAGGATTCGTCTACTCCACCGGCATGCCCGCAGTGGTGGTCGCCGGTGGGCTGATCATGGCCATCGGGCTGATCGACGACCGCTGGGGGCTGGACGCGCTGACCAAATTCGCCGGCCAGATCACCGCGGCCAGCGTGCTGGTCACCATGGGCGTGGCCTGGAGCGTGCTCTACATCCCGTTCGGGGGAGTGGGCACCATCGTGCTCGACCAGGTGTCGTCGATCCTGCTGACGCTCGCGCTCACGGTGTCGATCGTCAACGCGATGAACTTCGTGGACGGACTCGACGGGCTGGCCGCCGGCCTGGGACTCATCACGGCGCTGGCCATCTGCATCTTCTCGGTCGGGCTGCTGCGAGACCACGGCGGCGACGTCCTGTTCTACCCACCCGCGGTGATCTCGGTGGTGCTCGCCGGGGCCTGCCTGGGCTTCCTGCCACACAATTTCCACCGGGCCAAGATCTTCATGGGCGACTCGGGATCGATGCTGATCGGCCTGATGCTGGGTGCGGCGTCGACCACGGCCGCCGGACCGATCTCGCAGAACGCCTACGGTGCCCGCGACGTTTTCGCGCTCATGTCGCCGTTCCTCCTGGTGATCGCAGTGATGCTGGTGCCGGCGCTGGACACGTTGCTGGCCATCGTGCGTCGCACCCGAGCCGGCCGCAGTCCGCTCAGCCCCGACAAGATGCACCTGCATCACCGGCTTCTGCAGATCGGTCACTCGCATCGCCGCGCCGTGCTGCTGATCTACCTGTGGGTGGGCATCATCGCCTTCGGCGCCGCGGCGACCATCTTCTTCGATCCGCGCTACACCGGAGCGGTCGTCGCGGCCGCCATCGTGGTGGCGATCGTGGTGACACTGATACCCCTGTTGCAACGCGGGAGCGAAGGCTCCGAGGACGAGCACGAGGCGAAGTACGACAAAAAGTAGTAGGCCACGTTTAGGGGTGCCTACCATGTGTTAGGGTGCTGCCAGAACCCGAAAAACCTCGCGGGTTGCCGGCCCGGCCCATCGGTTCGACGAACCGTCAGGTGCCGATCAACGACCGACAAAGGGAGCTGCCCCGTGGGTGATTCAAGCCCGCCCGCCGCCCTCCGATATTCTCGTCGGGCGCGCACAGGGTTTTGCCAGGGGGCAGCAACCGTTGGCATCTCCGAGGGTGCAGCGTTTCGTGACAGCGGGATTGGGGTGAATCAGTGACGACACCAGCGCAAAACGCGCCGTTGGTGTTCCCGTCGGTGGCTTTCCGGCCACTGCGTCTCCTGATTGTTTGCGTTGCACTGACCGCGCTGGCCATCGTGGCCGCCGCATTCACCGGACACATTTTCTTCGGCGTCTTCTTCGGTGTCGGCCTGGGCCTCGGCCTGGTCAACGCCCTGCTGGTGCGCCGGGCCGTCGAGTCGATCACGGCCGAAGATCACCCGCTCAAGAAGAAGATGGCCGTGAACTCCGCGACTCGGCTGCTGATCATCACCGCGATCGCACTCGGCATCGCATTTGTCTTCAAAACCTCGGGCGGCATCGCGGTGCTGTTCGGGCTGGCGATTTTCCAGGCTCTGCTGGTGATGAGCACCAGCATCCCCGTGCTGCGGAAAATCCGCTCGAACGGCCTGGATGTCTTGGATACGGAATCGAAGGGTTGAGCTGACCTAAATGACTCAGACGACGACCGTGCTCGCCGCCGAAGAGGGTGGCGCCGCCATCCACGTCGGCCACCACACGATGGTGTTCGAGCTGTTCGGGATGACGTTCAACGGTGACACCATCCTGGCCACCGCGATCACCGCGGTGATCGTGATCGCCCTGGCATTCGTCCTGCGGGCCAAGGTCACCTCGACCGGTGTGCCCGGCGGTGTGCAGCTGTTCTGGGAGGCCCTGACCATCCAGATGCGCGGGCAGATCGAAGCCGCGATCGGCATGAAGGTCGCGCCGTTCGTGCTGCCGCTGTCGGTGGCGATCTTCGTCTTCATCCTGGTCTCCAACTGGCTGTCGGTCCTGCCGCTGCAGTACGGGGGAGCGGACGGCGCCGCCGCCGAGTGGTACAAGCCGCCGGCCTCCGACATCAACTTCGTGCTGGCGCTGGCCCTGTTCGTGTTCGTCTGCTACCACGCGGCAGGCATCTGGCGCCGCGGCATCATCGGCCACCCGGTCAAGGTGCTCAAGGGTCACGTGCCCGCACTGCTGCCGATCAACATCGTCGAGGAACTCGCCAAGCCGATCTCGCTGGCCCTCCGTCTTTTCGGCAACATCTTCGCCGGCGGCATCCTGGTCGCGCTGATCGCGATGTTCCCCTGGTACATCCAGTGGGCGCCGAACGCGATCTGGAAGACCTTCGACCTGTTCGTCGGCTTGATCCAGGCCTTCATCTTCTCGCTGCTGACGATCCTGTACTTCAGCCAGGCGATGGAACTGGACCACGAAGACCACTGAGCACGACAACCTAGATCCACTGACCCCTAACAACTGCACCACACGAACCTCTGGCGGCGCAGCCACCAGTTATCAAGGAGGATAAAAGGAATGGAACTCGACCCCAACGCCCTCATCACGGCCGGCGCTCTGATCGGTGGCGGTTTGATCATGGGCGGCGGCGCCATCGGCGCTGGTATCGGTGACGGTATCGCGGGTAACGCGCTGATCTCGGGTATCGCCCGGCAGCCCGAGGCCCAGGGCCGGCTGTTCACCCCGTTCTTCATCACCGTCGGTCTGGTGGAGGCCGCGTACTTCATCAACCTGGCCTTCATGGCGCTGTTCGTCTTCGCCACCCCGGGCCTGCAGTAGTCCATCAGCATGGGTGAACTGAGCGCAACGATCCTGGCCTCAAGCCAGGCAGCGGCGGAAGGCGGTGGGGGCCAGAGCAACTTCCTGGTCCCCAACGGCACCTTCTTCGCCGTGCTGATCATTTTCCTGATCACACTCGCTGTGATCGCGAAATGGGTTGTGCCACCGGTCGGCAAGGTGCTGGCAGAGCGTGAAGCGATGCTGGCGAAGACCGCCGCTGACAATCGGAAGTCGGCCGAGCAGGTGGCCGCGGCACAGGCCGACTACAACGAGGCGATGGCCGGGGCTCGCACCCAGGCATCGGCAATCCGTGACGAGGCCCGTGCCGCGGGCCGCGAGGTGGTCGACGCCAAGCGTGCCGAGGCCAGCACCGAAGTGGCCACGACAGTGCGCCAGGCCGATGAGCAGCTTGCTGCCCAAAGTGCCGAGGTGCGGTCGGGGCTCGAGTCCTCGGTGGACGGGCTCTCGCAGACCCTGGCCAGCCGAATTTTGGGCATCGACGTGAAATCAGGTGGGACGCAGTAGATGTCGATATTTATCGGGCAGCTGATCGGCTTTGCCGTCATCGCATTCATCATCATCAAGTGGGTGGTGCCTCCGGTGCGGAGCCTGATGCAGAAGCAGCAGGAAGCCGTGCGGGTCGCTCTCGCCGAGAGCGCCGATGCGGCGAAGAAGCTCGCCGATGCCGATGAGATGCATGCCAAGGCACTCGCCGACGCCAAGGCCGAATCGACCAAGGTGACCGACGAGGCCGCGCAGGACTCCGAGCGGATCACCGCTCAGCTGGCCGAGCAGGCCGGAACCGAGGCCGAGCGGATCAAGGCACAGGGCGCCCAGCAGATTCAGCTGATGCGCCAGCAGCTCATCCGTCAGCTGCGGACCGGTCTCGGATCGGAGTCGGTGGCCAAGGCCGACGCTCTGGTGCGGGCACACGTCGCCGATCCGGCCGCGCAGGCGGCCACCGTCGATAGATTCTTGGCCGAGCTGGACCAGATGGCCCCGTCGACCGTGGTGATCGACACCGCCGCCACGGCCAAGCTGCGCGCGGCCAGCCGCGAGTCGCTGACCGTCGTGGTCGACAAGTTCGACTCGGTCGCAGGCGGTCTGGACGCCGACGGCCTGACCACACTGGCCGAGGAACTGACCTCGGTGGCCAAGCTGCTGCTGTCGGAGTCGGTGCTCACCAGGCATCTGGCCGAGCCGACCGACAACTCCGCGGCCAAGGTCGAGCTGGTTGACCGTCTGCTGTCGGGCCAGGTCGGCACCACCACTCTGGATGTGCTGCGGACCGCCGTCTCGCAGCGTTGGTCGACCGAATCGAACCTGGTCGACGCGATTGAACACACCGCCCGGCTGGCGCTGCTCAAGCGCGCCGAGATCGGCGGTGAGGTCGATGAGGTGGAGGACCAGCTGTTCCGGTTCGGTCGCCTGCTCGACGCCGAGCCCAAGCTCTCGGCCCTGCTCAGTGACTACACGACCCCGGTCGACGGTCGAATCGCCTTGCTGGACAAGGTGCTCGCCGGCAATGCGAGTGGAAACGGGACGGCAGCTGCGCTGCTGACCCAGACTGTGGGGCTGCTGCGCGGTGAGCGCGCCGACGAGGCCGTCATCGACCTCGCCGAGCTCGCAGTCGCCCGCCGCGGTGAAGTGGTCGCTCACGTGACCGCCGCCGCTGACCTGACCGATGCTCAGCGGACCCGGTTGTCGGAGGTGCTCACCCGCATCTACGGACACCCGGTGGCAGTGCAGTTGCACGTCGACCCGGAACTGCTCGGTGGTCTGTCGATCACCGTCGGTGACGAAGTGATCGACGGCTCGATCTCGTCCCGACTGGCCGCCGCAGCGACCCAGCTGCCGGACTAACCGAACTCAAGAACCACCCAAGAACAAGGTAGGAAGACGAAAAACCATGGCAGAGTTGACAATCTCGGCTGCTGATATCGAAGGTGCCATCGAGGATTACGTATCCTCGTTTTCCGCCGACACCGAGCGTGAAGAGATCGGCACCGTCGTCGACGCCGGTGACGGCATCGCTCACGTCGAGGGCCTGCCCTCGGTCATGACCCAGGAGCTCCTCGAGTTCCCGGGCGGTGTGTTGGGTGTGGCGCTCAACCTCGACGAGCACAGCGTCGGCGCCGTCATCCTGGGTGAGTTCGAGAAGATCGAAGAAGGCCAGCAGGTCAAGCGCACCGGCGAGGTGCTCTCCGTGCCGGTCGGCGACGCCTTCCTCGGTCGCGTCGTCAACCCGCTCGGCCAGCCGATCGACGGCCAGGGCGACATCGAAGCCGAGACCCGCCGTGCCCTCGAGCTGCAGGCCCCTTCGGTGGTGCAGCGTCAGGGCGTCGGCGAGCCGCTGCAGACCGGCATCAAGGCCGTTGACGCCATGACCCCGATCGGCCGCGGCCAGCGCCAGCTGATCATCGGTGACCGCAAGACCGGCAAGACCGCGCTCTGCGTCGACACCATCCTCAACCAGCGCGAAGCCTGGCTGACCGGCGATCCCAAGCAGCAGGTGCGCTGCGTGTACGTCGCCGTCGGCCAGAAGGGCACCACCATCGCCAGCGTGAAGCGCGCGCTGGAAGAGGGCGGCGCGATGGAGTACACCACCATCGTGGCGGCCCCCGCCTCCGATCCGGCCGGCTTCAAGTGGCTGGCGCCCTACACCGGTTCGGCCATCGGCCAGCACTGGATGTACGACGGCAAGCACGTGCTGATCGTGTTCGACGACCTGACCAAGCAGGCCGAGGCCTACCGTGCCATCTCGCTGCTGCTGCGCCGCCCGCCGGGCCGCGAGGCATACCCCGGTGACGTCTTCTACCTGCACTCGCGTCTGCTAGAGCGTTGCGCAAAGCTGTCCGACGAGCTCGGCGGTGGTTCGATGACGGGTCTGCCGATCATCGAGACCAAGGCCAACGACATCTCGGCCTACATCCCGACCAACGTCATCTCGATCACCGACGGCCAGTGCTTCCTGGAGTCCGACCTGTTCAACCAGGGTGTGCGCCCGGCCGTGAACGTCGGTGTGTCGGTGTCCCGCGTCGGTGGCGCCGCGCAGATCAAGGCCATGAAAGAGGTCGCGGGCTCGCTGCGTCTGGACCTGTCGCAGTACCGCGAGCTGGAGGCCTTCGCGGCCTTCGCCTCGGACCTGGACGCGGCTTCCAAGGCTCAGCTGGACCGCGGTGTCCGCCTGGTCGAGCTGCTCAAGCAGCCCCAGTACAGCCCGCTGGCGGTCGAGGACCAGGTCGTCGAGATCTTCCTCGGTACCCAGGGCCATCTGGATTCGGTTCCGGCCGAGGATGTCTCGCGCTTCTCCTCCGAGCTGCTGGAGCACGTGAAGGCCAGCCACTCCGACATCCTCACCGGGATCAAGGAGACCAAGAAGCTGTCCGAGGAGGCCGAGGAGAAGCTGGTCTCGGTCATCAACGAGTTCAAGAAGGGCTTCGCCGCCACCGACGGCAGCTCCGTGGTTGTCAAGGAGGCCGATGCTGACGCACTCGACCCCGAGGACCTGGAGAAGGAATCGGTCAAGGTCCGCAAGCCGGCACCGAAGAAGGCCTAGGTAACCAATGGCAGCCACACTTCGCGAGCTACGCGGGCGTATCCGCTCCGCTTCGTCGATCAAGAAGATCACGAAGGCCCAGGAGCTGATCGCCACGTCGCGGATCGCCAAGGCGCAGGCCCGGGTGGACGCGGCCCGGCCCTACTCCACCGAGATCACCAACATGCTCACCGAGCTGGCCGGCGCCAGCGCGCTGGATCACCCGCTGCTCGTGCAGCGGGAGAACCCCAAGCGGGCCGGTGTGCTGGTGGTGTCCTCGGACCGCGGTCTCTGCGGCGGTTACAACGCCAACGTGCTGCGCCGGGCCGAGGAACTGTTCTCGCTGCTGCGGGAAGAGGGCAAGAACCCGGTGCTCTACGTCGTCGGCCGGAAGGCTTTGGGCTACTACAGCTTTCGCCAACGGCCGGTGACCGAGTCGTGGACGGGCTTCTCCGAGCGCCCCGAGTACGAGAACGCCAAGGAGATCGCCGACACGCTCGTGACGGCGTTCATGTCCGGCGCTGACGACGAGGGTGACGACGCCGGAGCCGACGGCATCCTTGGGGTCGACGAACTGCACATCGTCTCCACCGAGTTCCGGTCGATGCTTTCGCAAACCGCGGTGGCGCATCGGATCGCGCCGCTGGTCGTCGAGTACGTGGGTGAGCCGGAGACCGGCCCGCACACGCTGTACTCGTTCGAACCGAACGCCGAGGATCTGTTCGACGCGCTGTTGCCGCGCTACATCGCCACCCGCGTGTACGCAGCGCTGCTGGAGGCGGCGGCCTCGGAGTCGGCTTCGCGCCGGCGCGCCATGAAGTCGGCCACCGACAACGCCGACGATCTGATCAAGGCACTGACGCTCGCGGCCAACCGCGAACGCCAGGCGCAGATCACCCAGGAAATCAGCGAGATCGTGGGCGGCGCGAACGCGCTGGCCGACGCGCGCTAGCCGGACCAAAGACGAAAGCCTCGTAGGAAAGCGAAGAGAGAATGACTGCTACTGCAGAGAAGACCGCGGGCCGCGTAGTCCGCATCACCGGCCCGGTGGTGGATATTGAATTCCCGCGCGGTGCCGTGCCCGAGCTGTTCAACGCGCTGCACGCCGACATCACCTATGGCGCGCTCGCCAAGACCCTGACGCTCGAGGTTGCCCAGCACCTCGGCGACAACCTGGTGCGCTGCATCTCCATGCAGCCCACTGACGGCCTGGTGCGTGGCACCGACGTCCGCGACACCGGCGCCTCGATCTCGGTGCCGGTCGGCGACGGCGTCAAGGGCCACGTGTTCAACGCCCTCGGTGACTGCCTCGACGAGCCCGGCTACGGCAAGGACTTCCAGCACTGGTCGATCCACCGCAAGCCGCCGGCCTTCGCCGACCTGGAGCCCCGCACCGAGATGCTGGAGACCGGTCTGAAGGTCGTCGACCTGCTGACCCCGTACGTGCGCGGTGGCAAGATCGCCCTGTTCGGTGGTGCCGGCGTGGGCAAGACGGTTCTGATCCAGGAGATGATCAACCGTATCGCCCGCAACTTCGGTGGTACCTCGGTGTTCGCCGGCGTCGGTGAGCGCACCCGTGAGGGCAACGACCTGTGGGTCGAGCTCGCGGACGCCAACGTGCTCAAGGACACCGCGCTTGTGTTCGGCCAGATGGACGAGCCGCCAGGCACCCGTATGCGCGTCGCCCTGTCGGCCCTGACCATGGCCGAGTACTTCCGCGACGAGCAGAACCAGGACGTGCTGCTCTTCATCGACAACATCTTCCGGTTCACCCAGGCCGGTTCCGAGGTTTCGACCCTGCTGGGTCGTATGCCTTCGGCCGTGGGTTACCAGCCGACGCTGGCCGACGAGATGGGTGAGCTGCAGGAGCGCATCACCTCGACCCGTGGTCGTTCGATCACCTCGATGCAGGCCGTGTACGTGCCCGCCGACGACTACACCGACCCGGCACCGGCCACCACGTTCGCCCACCTGGACGCCACCACCGAGCTTTCTCGTGCGGTGTTCTCCAAGGGCATCTTCCCCGCTGTGGACCCGCTGGCTTCGTCCTCGACGATCCTGCACCCCAGCGTCGTCGGCGACGAGCACTACCGCGTCGCCCAGGAAGTCATCCGGATCCTGCAGCGCTACAAGGACCTTCAGGACATCATCGCCATCCTCGGTATCGACGAGCTGTCGGAAGAGGACAAGGTTCTGGTGTACCGCGCCCGTAAGATCGAGCGCTTCCTGAGCCAGAACATGATGGCGGCCGAGCAGTTCACCGGCCAGCCGGGTTCGACCGTGCCGCTCAAGGAGACCATCGAGGCCTTCGACAAGCTGGCCAAGGGCGAGTTCGATCACCTGCCCGAGCAGGCGTTCTTCCTCATCGGTGGTCTGGACGACCTGGCGAAGAAGGCTGAAAGCCTCGGCGCCAAGCTGTGATGACTTCTGTAGAAACCCGAGTGCGAGAGGTGGTGTGACATGGCTGATCTGAACGTCGAGATCGTGGCCGTGGAGCGTGAGCTCTGGTCCGGTGCCGCTACGTTCGTCTTCACAAGGACCACCGCCGGTGAGATCGGCATCCTGCCGCGCCATATCCCGTTGGTCGCGCAGCTGGTCGACGACGCCATGGTGCGGGTCGAGCGTGAAGGCGAGGACGATCTGCGGATCGCCGTTGACGGCGGTTTCCTGTCGGTGACGGAGGAGACGGTCCGAATCCTGGTGGAGAACGCTCAGTTCGAATCCGAGATCGACGCCGAGTCCGCGAAGCAGGACGCGGAGTCCGACGACGAGCAGACAGCGGCATGGGGTCGGGCGCGCCTGCGCGCTCTCGGCCAGATCGACTGACGACAGAGACGACAGATGAGCGCGCCCATGATTGTCATGGTCGCGCTCGTCTGCGTTCTGGCTGTTTTGGCCGGCGCGCTGAGCTACCGCTTGTGGAAGTTGCGTCAGGTCGGGGGAACAGCGGCCATCCTGCGCGACTTCCCCGCTGACGGAGGCAGTGGCTGGCGCCACGGCGTGATGCGCTACCGCGGTGGGGAAGCTGGTTTCTACCGGCTGTCGAGCATGCGGTGGTGGCCTGACCGGCGTTTGAGCCGGAGGGGGCTGGAAGTGGTGTCGCGCCGTGCCCCGCGTGGCGACGAATTCGACATCATGACCGACGCGACGGTCATTCTCGAACTGCGCGACAACAGTCCCGAGCGCAGGCAGGGCTACGAGATCGCCTTGGACCGGGGTGCTCTGACGGCGTTCACGTCGTGGCTCGAATCGCGGCCATCGCCGCGGGCCCGGCGGCGGAACTACTGAGCGGCTCCGGGTTTCCAGAGCACGTCCCCGTCCGGATTCGCCACTCGCGACAGGATGAACAGCAGATCCGACAGTCGGTTGAGGTACTTCGCCGGCAGGACACTCACCGAATCACCGTGCTCCTGCACGGCAATCCAAGCTGACCGCTCGGCGCGGCGGGCCACCGTGCGTGCGACGTGCAACAGCGCCGACAGGGGAGTGCCTCCGGGCAGGATGAACGAATTCAGTGCAGGTAGTGCCTCGTTGAACTCGTCGCACCACTTCTCGAGCCGGTCGATGTAGGCCTGTGAGATGCGCAGCGGTGGGTGCTCGGGGTTGTCCACGACGGGCGTCGACAAATCTGCACCGGCGTCGAACAGGTCGTTCTGAATCTGCCTGAGCACAGCCAGGATTTGCTGATCGGGTTCGCCGAGGGCGACTGCGACGCCGATGGCGGCGTTGGCTTCGTCACAGTCGGCATATGCCGCCAACCTCGAATCATTCTTGGAAACCCTGCTGAAGTCACTCAGCCCGGTCGTGCCGTCGTCGCCGGTGCGGGTATAGATACGGGTGAGATGAACCGCCATAGCTGAACCGTACCGGGCTCGCGGACACGTTGGCCGGGCCCGCCGGATCTGTCCGAGCAGGCGGAAACTCGACGGCGGGCTGTCTACACTAACCGGCGTGAGCGAGCGTTTCTTGGTGACCGGCGGGAACCGGTTATCAGGCGAAGTTGCTGTCGGTGGCGCGAAGAACAGTGTGCTGAAACTGATGGCGGCCTCGTTGCTGGCCGAGGGCACCAGCACCATCACCAACTGCCCCGACATCCTCGACGTGCCGTTGATGGCGGAGGTCTTACGAGGGTTGGGTGCCACGGTCGAGCT
Above is a window of Mycolicibacterium boenickei DNA encoding:
- the atpA gene encoding F0F1 ATP synthase subunit alpha, coding for MAELTISAADIEGAIEDYVSSFSADTEREEIGTVVDAGDGIAHVEGLPSVMTQELLEFPGGVLGVALNLDEHSVGAVILGEFEKIEEGQQVKRTGEVLSVPVGDAFLGRVVNPLGQPIDGQGDIEAETRRALELQAPSVVQRQGVGEPLQTGIKAVDAMTPIGRGQRQLIIGDRKTGKTALCVDTILNQREAWLTGDPKQQVRCVYVAVGQKGTTIASVKRALEEGGAMEYTTIVAAPASDPAGFKWLAPYTGSAIGQHWMYDGKHVLIVFDDLTKQAEAYRAISLLLRRPPGREAYPGDVFYLHSRLLERCAKLSDELGGGSMTGLPIIETKANDISAYIPTNVISITDGQCFLESDLFNQGVRPAVNVGVSVSRVGGAAQIKAMKEVAGSLRLDLSQYRELEAFAAFASDLDAASKAQLDRGVRLVELLKQPQYSPLAVEDQVVEIFLGTQGHLDSVPAEDVSRFSSELLEHVKASHSDILTGIKETKKLSEEAEEKLVSVINEFKKGFAATDGSSVVVKEADADALDPEDLEKESVKVRKPAPKKA
- a CDS encoding F0F1 ATP synthase subunit gamma, with translation MAATLRELRGRIRSASSIKKITKAQELIATSRIAKAQARVDAARPYSTEITNMLTELAGASALDHPLLVQRENPKRAGVLVVSSDRGLCGGYNANVLRRAEELFSLLREEGKNPVLYVVGRKALGYYSFRQRPVTESWTGFSERPEYENAKEIADTLVTAFMSGADDEGDDAGADGILGVDELHIVSTEFRSMLSQTAVAHRIAPLVVEYVGEPETGPHTLYSFEPNAEDLFDALLPRYIATRVYAALLEAAASESASRRRAMKSATDNADDLIKALTLAANRERQAQITQEISEIVGGANALADAR
- the atpD gene encoding F0F1 ATP synthase subunit beta translates to MTATAEKTAGRVVRITGPVVDIEFPRGAVPELFNALHADITYGALAKTLTLEVAQHLGDNLVRCISMQPTDGLVRGTDVRDTGASISVPVGDGVKGHVFNALGDCLDEPGYGKDFQHWSIHRKPPAFADLEPRTEMLETGLKVVDLLTPYVRGGKIALFGGAGVGKTVLIQEMINRIARNFGGTSVFAGVGERTREGNDLWVELADANVLKDTALVFGQMDEPPGTRMRVALSALTMAEYFRDEQNQDVLLFIDNIFRFTQAGSEVSTLLGRMPSAVGYQPTLADEMGELQERITSTRGRSITSMQAVYVPADDYTDPAPATTFAHLDATTELSRAVFSKGIFPAVDPLASSSTILHPSVVGDEHYRVAQEVIRILQRYKDLQDIIAILGIDELSEEDKVLVYRARKIERFLSQNMMAAEQFTGQPGSTVPLKETIEAFDKLAKGEFDHLPEQAFFLIGGLDDLAKKAESLGAKL
- a CDS encoding F0F1 ATP synthase subunit epsilon encodes the protein MADLNVEIVAVERELWSGAATFVFTRTTAGEIGILPRHIPLVAQLVDDAMVRVEREGEDDLRIAVDGGFLSVTEETVRILVENAQFESEIDAESAKQDAESDDEQTAAWGRARLRALGQID
- a CDS encoding DUF2550 domain-containing protein, which translates into the protein MSAPMIVMVALVCVLAVLAGALSYRLWKLRQVGGTAAILRDFPADGGSGWRHGVMRYRGGEAGFYRLSSMRWWPDRRLSRRGLEVVSRRAPRGDEFDIMTDATVILELRDNSPERRQGYEIALDRGALTAFTSWLESRPSPRARRRNY
- a CDS encoding cob(I)yrinic acid a,c-diamide adenosyltransferase produces the protein MAVHLTRIYTRTGDDGTTGLSDFSRVSKNDSRLAAYADCDEANAAIGVAVALGEPDQQILAVLRQIQNDLFDAGADLSTPVVDNPEHPPLRISQAYIDRLEKWCDEFNEALPALNSFILPGGTPLSALLHVARTVARRAERSAWIAVQEHGDSVSVLPAKYLNRLSDLLFILSRVANPDGDVLWKPGAAQ